The genomic region AAACCAATCCGGCTGATGCAAATAATATGATTGATATTGCCGCAAGGTCTTTACTTATTGAGGATGGCGATCGGCTAATTCTTATCGATACCGGTATGGGCAACAAACAATCTGATAAATTTTTTGGTTATTATTATCTATGGGGAGACGACAATATAGATAAATCCCTAGCCGAGCACGGTTTTCACAGGGACGATATTACCGATGTTTTTTTAACACATCTACACTTCGACCATTGCGGAGGAAGCATTCAAATAAACGAAAAAGGGATTTTAGAACCCGCGTTTAAAAATGCTCGTTTTTGGAGCAATGAAGACCATTGGAATTGGGCAACCAAACCCAATGCCAGGGAAAAAGCTTCCTTTTTAAAAGAAAACATTCTACCCATTGGAGAAAGTGGGCAACTTCATTTTCTTCCGGTTCCAGAAAATAATTTTTTAACGAATTGCGAACTCGGTTTCGATGTCCTATTTGTAAACGGACATACAGATAAGCAGATGATTCCGCAAT from Galbibacter sp. BG1 harbors:
- a CDS encoding MBL fold metallo-hydrolase — encoded protein: MKLYTIETGNFKLDGGAMFGVVPKSIWNKTNPADANNMIDIAARSLLIEDGDRLILIDTGMGNKQSDKFFGYYYLWGDDNIDKSLAEHGFHRDDITDVFLTHLHFDHCGGSIQINEKGILEPAFKNARFWSNEDHWNWATKPNAREKASFLKENILPIGESGQLHFLPVPENNFLTNCELGFDVLFVNGHTDKQMIPQLTYKGKTLVFMADLLPTVGHIPLPFVMGYDTRPLLTLEEKKEFLDTAVAKDYYLLLEHDAHNEVCTLQNTEKGARLKETFSFKELFN